Genomic segment of Serinicoccus hydrothermalis:
GATGACGAAGTAGCTGCCCTGGCACGGGCTCACCGGCACGTCGACCTCGGACAGCGCCTCGACGAGCAGGTCCCGCTTGGCCTGCAGCTGCGCCGCGAAGCCGGTGAAGAAGTCGTCCGGCATCCGCAGCCCGTGCGCGACCGCGGGCTGCACGTGCGTGACCCCGACGAAGGTGAGGAACTGCTTGACCGCGGCGACCGCGTCGACGAGGTGCTGCGGGCCGCTGACCCAGCCGGTCTTCCACCCGGTCAGCGAGAAGGTTTTGCCGACCGAGGAGACGGTCAGCGTGCGCTCGAACATGCCGGGCAGGGTCGCGATCGGGGTGTGCGTCAGCCCGTCGAAGACGAGGTGCTCGTAGACCTCGTCGGCCAGCACGACGAGGTCGTGCTCCCGCGCGATCGCCGCGACCCCCTCCAGCTCCTCGCGCGTGAAGACCTTGCCCGTGGGGTTGTGCGGGGTGTTGAGGACCAGGACGCGGGTGCGGTCGGTCACCGTCGCCCGCAGCGCGTCGAGGTCCAGCCGCAGGTCGGGGAAGCGCAGCTGCACGGTGCGGCGCACGCCCCCGGCCATGGCGACCGCCGCGCCGTAGGAGTCGTAGGACGGCTCGACGAGCACGACCTCCTCACCGGGTTCCACGAGGGCGATGAGGGTGGCGGCGATGGCCTCGGTGGCGCCGACGGTGACGAGCACCTGGCTGCGCGGGTCGAGCGGTATGCCGTACCAGCGGTCCTGGTGCTCGGCCACCGCCTCGCGCAGGGCGGGCAAACCGCGGGCGGGGGCATACTGGTTGAGCCCCTCGCGCAGCCCGCGGGCGGCGATCTCCCGCATCTCCAGCGGCCCGTCGGTGTCCGGGAAGCCCTGCCCGAGGTTGACCGCGTCGAACTCCAGGGCCCGCTGGGTCATCTCCGCGAAGACGCTGGTGCCGAAGGGTCGCAGACGCTGCACGAGGGGATCGCTCATGCGGACACCGTAACGATTCGGGGGACGGGGGCCTGGTCCCGTACTATGGGAGGCACGTGCGTCTCGTCCTGCCCTCCGGCAGGCGCGACGCGCGAATTCGCGCCCGGGCGTGACCGGTCCGCACCGCATACCTCCTCGGTATGCCGGCCAGCGGTCGGTGGCGCACCCCGCGGTCCCGCCAGAGCTCCCCGGTGAGTGCGGCGGGTGGGGAGCGTCCCCGGGCCAGGACACAACTGCAACCGAGAAGAAAGCGAGACCACGGCATGGCCGTCGTCACCATGCGCCAGCTCCTGGAGAGCGGCGTCCACTTCGGGCACCAGACCCGTCGCTGGAACCCCAAGATGAAGCGCTTCATCATGACCGAGCGCAACGGCATCTACATCATCGACCTGCAGCAGTCGCTGACCTACCTCAACGAGGCCTACGACTTCGTCAAGCAGACCGTCGCGCACGGCGGGTCGATCCTGTTCGTCGGCACCAAGAAGCAGGCGCAGGAGTCCATCGCCGAGCAGGCGACCCGGGTCGGGATGCCCTACGTCAACCACCGTTGGCTGGGCGGCATGCTCACCAACTTCCAGACCGTCTCCAAGCGGCTCACCCGCATGAAGGAGCTCGAGGAGATCGACTTCGACGACGTGGCCGGCAGCGGCCGCACGAAGAAGGAGCTGCTCATGATGAGCCGCGAGTACGACAAGCTCGCGAAGACGCTCGGCGGTATCCGTGACATGCAGAAGGTGCCCTCGGCCGTGTGGGTCGTCGACACCAAGAAGGAGCACCTGGCGGTCACCGAGGCGCGCAAGCTCGGCCTGCCGGTCATCGCCATCCTCGACACGAACTGCGACCCGGACGAGGTCGACTACAAGATCCCGGGCAACGACGACGCGATCCGCTCCGTCACGCTGCTGACCCGCGTGGTCGCCGACGCCGTCGCCGACGGTCTCATCGCCCGCTCCGGCGGTGGCAGCGAGGCCGGCGCCGAGAGCGAGGGTGGCGACAACGAGCCGATGGCCGAGTGGGAGCGTGAGCTGCTGGCCGGTGCCGAGGAGAACGCGGCGCCCGCGGAGGCCGCTGCGCCCGCCGAGGCCGCTGCTGCCGAGGCCACCGAGGCGGAGGCCACCGAGGCCGCCGCGGCCACCGAGGCGGAGGCCACCGAGGTCGCGGAGGCGCAGGCCGCTGCCGAGACCGCCGAGGCCGACGCCCAGACCACCCAGTCCTGACGCACGTCCGACGAAGGAGCACAGAAGCACTCATGGCGAACTACACCGCCGCTGACATCAAGGCCCTGCGCGAGTCCACCGGCGCCGGGATGATGGACGTCAAGAAGGCTCTCGACGAGGCCGACGGCGACACCGCGAAGGCGACCGACCTGCTGCGGGTCAAGGGCCTCAAGGGCGTCACCAAGCGTGAGGGCCGCTCGGCCACGAACGGTCTGGTGCGCGCCCAGGTCGACGGTGGCGTCGGCACGCTGGTCGAGGTCAACTGCGAGACCGACTTCGTCGCGAAGGGCCCGAACTTCGGCGAGCTGGCCGACCGCGTCCTGGCTCAGGCCGTGGCGGTCCAGGCCGCCGACGCCGAGGCCCTGCTGGCCTCCGAGCTCGACGGCAAGACCGTCAAGGAGGTCCTCGACGACGCCAACGCCACCATCGGCGAGAAGATCGAGGTGCGCCGCGTCGCCCGCGTCGAGGGCGACCAGGTCGTGTCCTACCTGCACAAGACGATGCCGGACCTGCCCCCGCAGATCGGTGTCCTCGTCGCCACCACCGGTGGGGACGAGCAGGTCGCCCGCGACATCGCGATGCACGTCGCGGCCTTCTCCCCGTCGGTGCTGCAGCGCGACGAGATCGACGCCGAGACCGTCGAGAGCGAGCGCCGCATCGCCGAGGAGACCGCCCGCGAGGAGGGCAAGCCCGAGCAGGCGCTGCCCCGCATCATCGAGGGCCGGGTCAACGGCTACTTCAAGGAGAACGTCCTCCTGGACCAGCCGTTCGCCAAGGACAACAAGAAGACGGTCGCCAAGGTGGCCGAGGAGGCCGGTGCGCAGGTCACCGGCTTCGCCCGCTTCAAGGTCGGCGTCTGACGCCCACCTGAGCAGTCACCGGAAGGCCGGGTCCCCGTCGGGGCCCGGCCTTCCGCCGTCCCGGCGCCGGACTCGCCGCCGGGACGCCACTCATACGCAGAATCTGTTCTTCGGCCGTGATGCATCACCGCAGAGGAACACCTTCTGCGTAGGAGTGCGGGTGGGGCGCCCGCCGCCGGGGCACGTCCGCCCCGGGGAGGATCGGTGCAGGTGCACCCATGCTCGCGGTATACGGGCGCTGGGCCGGGGAGGATCGGTGCAGGTGCACCGATGCTCGCCGGCTGCGGCTGCGGTCGCGCCCTGCCGCGGCGGCCGAGGGCCGCTGCACCCAGCGCCGTGTGGCAGGATCGAGCGACCGCCCCAGCACGACCTCAGGAGGATCCGCATGACCACGACGGTGCCCGCGCCCGAGACCCAGGCAGGCCCCGAGTCCGCGGACCTGCCGAGGCGGGTCCTGCTCAAGCTCTCGGGGGAGGCCTTCGGCGGCGGCCACGTCGGCGTCGACCCGGACGTGGTCAAGGGGATCGCGCACCAGATCGCCGACGCGCACCGGGCAGGGGTCGAGATCGCGGTGGTCATCGGCGGGGGCAACTTCTTCCGCGGGGCCGAGCTGCAGCAGCGGGGTATGGAGCGCGCCCGCGCCGACTACATGGGGATGCTCGGCACCGTCATGAACTGCCTGGCGCTCCAGGACTTCCTCGAGAAGGAGGGCGTGGACACCCGCGTCCAGACCGCGATCACCATGGGCCAGGTCGCCGAGCCCTACATCCCGCGCCGCGCGATGCGGCACCTGCAGAAGGGCCGGGTCGTCATCTTCGGCGCCGGGGCCGGTATGCCCTACTTCTCCACCGACACCGTCTCGGCCCAGCGGGCGCTGGAGATCAAGTGCGACCAGGTCCTCATGAGCAAGCACGGCGTCGACGGGGTCTACACCGCCGACCCGCGCCGGGACGCCGACGCCCGCAAGCTGGACCGGCTGACCTTCTCCGAGGCGCTCAGCGGCAACTTGCGGGTGGTCGACGCGGCCGCCTTCAGCCTGTGCATGGACAACGCCCTGCCCATGCTCGTCTTCGGCATGGACGGCGAGGACTCCATCACCCGCGCCATCAAGGGTGAGAGGATCGGGACACTCGTCACGGCGGGCTGACCCGCCGCCCGCACACCGACCTGCCGCAGCGACGGCATGAACGAAGGAGCACGACAGCATGTCCGAGGTCGTCGAGATGGCCCTGCTGGAGGCCGAGGAGAAGATGGACAAGGCGCTGGACGTGGCGCGCGAGGACATGACGTCCATCCGCACCGGCCGCGCGCACCCGGGCATGTTCAGCAAGCTCGAGGTGGACTACTACGGTGCGCCGACGCCGCTGCAGCAGCTGGCCAGCTTCAGCATCCAGGACGCCCGCACCGTGCTCATCACCCCCTACGACAAGGGCGCGATGAAGGACATCGAGAAGGCGCTGCGCGAGGCCGACCTCGGCGCCAACCCCAGCAACGACGGCAACGCCATCCGCATCGTCATGCCGCAGCTCACCGAGGAGCGGCGCCGGGAGTACATCAAGCTGGCACACACCAAGGGCGAGGAGGCCAAGGTGTCGGTCCGGCACGTGCGCCGCCACGCCAAGGACCAGATCGACAAGGCCGTCAAGGACGGCGAGATCGGCGAGGACGAGGGCACCCGCGGCGAGAAGGACCTGGAGTCCCTCACCAAGCGCCACGTCGACGTCGTCGACGACATCCTCAAGCACAAGGAGGCCGAGCTGCTCGAGGTCTGAGCAGCCGCGAGCCTGGCGAGAGCCACCCTCATGACCGAGCCCACCACCGGCACCGCCGCCGCGGAGCAGCCCCTGACCAGGCGGGCGGCACGAGCGGCGCGGCGGGCGGCACGGGCCGCGTCCCCGGGCCGGACCCCTCGGGCCGGGCGCAACCTGCCCGCCGCGATCGGCGTCGGGGTCTTCCTCGTCCTGCTCATCGTCGCGAGCCTGGTCTTCTGGAAGCCGGCCTTCGTCTACCTCGTCGCCGCGGCCGCGGTCGTCGGGGTGTGGGAGCTGACGGAGGCGCTGCGCAGCGGCCGGGTCGTGGCCCCGCTGCCGCCCGTCCTGCTCTCGGTCGGGCTCGTCCCGCTCGCCTACTACGGAGGCCCGGACGCCCTCGCCGTGGGCTTCGCCGCGGCCGCCGCCCTCGTGCTCCTGTGGCGCAGCTTCGGCTACCCCGAGGACGCGGCGCGCGACGTCGCCGGCGGTGTCTTCATCGTGGCCTACGTGCCGCTGCTCGCCGGGATCACCTCGCTCATGCTGGCCCAGCCCGACGGGGTGGGCCGGATCATCACCTTCATCCTCGTCACCATCGCCTCGGACACCGGCGGGTATGCCGTGGGCGTCCTGCGCGGGCGGACCCCCATGGCGCCCTCGCTGTCGCCGAAGAAGTCGTGGGAGGGCTTCGCCGGGTCGGTCGCCACCAGCGCGCTGACCGGCGTCGCCTGCGTGACCCTGCTCCTCGACGGGCCGTGGTGGGCCGGTGCCGTCGTGGGCGCGGTGGCCGCGGCCTTCGCGACCGTGGGCGACCTGGCCGAGTCCGCGATCAAGCGCGACCTCGGCATCAAGGACATGGGCAGCATCCTGCCCGGGCACGGGGGAGTCATGGACCGGCTGGACTCCCTCGTCGTCACCGCCCCGGTCTGCTGGGCGCTGCTCCGGCTCTTCGTCTGACGGGATGCTGTCGCGGCCCGCCGGACCTGAGACACTGGGAGGGCGATGACCACCGAGCTCCCCACCCCGACCACCGACCGCCCCGCCCCCGGTCAGCTGACCTTCCGCGCGCCGCGCCGGGGCAAGGCGCCCACCCACCTCGCCGACCACGACCTGGCCGGGCGCAAGGACTGGGCGCGCGAGCTGGGCATACCCGCCTTCCGTGCCGACCAGGTGAGCCGGCACTACTTCGAGCGGCTGGTCACCGACGCCGCCCAGATGACCGACCTGCCGAAGACCGGCCGGTCCGAGCTGGTCGAGGGGCTGCTCCCACCGCTGCTGACGCCGGTCCGCACGCTGTCGGCCGACGACGGTGCCACCCTCAAGCAGGTGCACCGCCTGCACGACGGCGCGATGGTCGAGTCGGTGCTCATGCGCTACCCGGGTCGGGTGACGATGTGCATCTCCAGCCAGGCCGGGTGCGGGATGAACTGCCCCTTCTGCGCGACCGGGCAGGCGGGCCTGACCCGCAACCTGTCGACCGCGGAGATCGTCGAGCAGGTCGTCGCGGCGGCCCGCGCGCTGCGGCACGGCGACCTGCACGGGGGTGAGGAGGGCACCCACGACGCGCAGGAGGCGCTGCGCGTCTCCAACGTCGTCTTCATGGGGATGGGCGAGGCGCTCGCCAACTACAAGGCCTCGCTCGGCGCCATCCACCGGCTCGTCGACCCCGCTCCGGAGGGGCTGGGTATGTCGGCGCGCGGTGTGACGATGTCCACCGTCGGGCTGGTGCCCGGGATCGACCGGCTGGCGGGAGAGGGCATACCGGTGACGCTGGCGCTGTCCCTGCACGCGCCCGACGACGAGCTGCGCGACGAGCTGGTGCCGATCAACACGCGCTGGAAGGTGGACGAGGCGCTCGACGCCGCCCGGCGCTACTTCGAGGCCACGGGGCGGCGCGTGTCGATCGAGTACGCCCTCATCCGCGACATCAACGACCAGGCCTGGCGCGCGGACCTGCTCGGCGAGAAGCTCAACGCCCGGGGGCGCGGCTGGGTGCACGTCAACCCCATCCCGCTCAACCCCACGCCGGGGAGCAAGTGGACCGCCTCGCGGCGCGGGGTCGAGCAGCAGTTCGTCGAGCGCCTCCTGGCCCACGGCATCCCCACGACGGTGCGCGACACCCGTGGCTCGGACATCGACGGCGCCTGCGGGCAGCTCGCCGCCACCGTCTGACGCGACGCGGCCGCCTCAGCTCTCCGGTGCGATGAGGTCGGCAGCCTCCTGCACGGTGTCCACCAGGTGCAGGGCGTCCGCCATCGCCCGGTCCTGCCCGAGCGCCCGGAGGAGCTGCCAGACCGGCAGCCGCGTGGTCCAGTGCTCCCGACCGACGAGCACGAGCGGCGTCAGCCCGCCCTCCTGGGCGTCGACCTCGTAGTAGAGCCGGGTCGCCATCTGGAAGACCTCCTGCACGGTGCCGGCCGCCCCCGGCAGGACCACCAGGCCGTCCCGGGAGTGCGCCAGCAGCAGGTCCTCGCGCAGCGCGTTGCTGAAGAACTTCGCGATGAGCTGGCCGAAGACGTTGGGCGGCTCGTGCCCGTAGTACCAGGTGGGGATGCCCACGCTGCGCAGCCGCCGTGGCACCGCTGCCTCGCCGGCCCCGTCCCGCAGCCGCAGGGCGGGCTCGGCCCAGGCACCGACGTCGGGCGCGAACCCGGGCGCCTGCGCGAGGGTGTCCAGCGCGCTCTGCAGCAGCGTCTCGTCGGCCGCCCAGGCGCCGAGGTTGGCCGCCTCCATCGCCCCCGGACCGCCGCCGGTGAGCACCACCGCACCGCTCTCCGCCAGGCGGTGCCCGAGCAGCGCGGCCGCGGCGAACTCCGGGGTGCCACGGGTCAGCGCGTGCCCGCCCATGACGCCCACCGCCCGGCGCCCGTCGAGCACGGCGGCCAGGGCGTCGGACATCGCGTCGTCGTGGATGGCGCGCAGCGCGCTGACATAGGCGTCGTGGCGCAGCGTGGCGTCCTCGAACCAGCGGTATGCCCGTGCGTCGGGCGTCCCGGCGTACCCGTCCTGCTCGAGCCCGGCATACAGCTCGGCGGCGGTGTAGAGGTGACCGCGGTAGGGGTCGATCGGGGCCTGCGGCGCGGCGGGGAAGACCAGGGCACCGGTGGCACGCAGGTGCGCGTCGACCTCGTCGTCGAGGCGGCCGCCGAGGACCACGAGGTCGTCCAGGTCTTGGCGGGCCAGCAGCAGCTCCTTGTCCGCGGTCAGGTCGAGCCCCTGGACCCGCAGCGGGGGCAGCCGACCCTCGGAGCGCAGCCACCGCCGCCACGTCGCCCGGTCCTCGACCTCGCGCCCGGCCACCGCCGCGCGCGTCTCCACCCGGCGGTAGCGGACCTCCGCGACGCGCCCCGCGCCGACCTCGAGGTCGCACACGTCGTCGCTGACCGGCCGGCTGCGCTGCTGCATACCTCGCGACCCTAGCCGCCGTCCGCCGCAGGATCGTGACCGCCGGCCGGGACCGCTCTGGCGCCGCGCCCCTCGGGGGTGTGTGATGGGGGCATGAGCAGCGACGCCACCTCCCCGGAGACCTACCGCGACCTCGTCGCGAGCAGCCTGTCCGACCCGGCCGGGTTCTGGGGTGAGGCGGCCGGCGCCGTCGACTGGATCCGCCGACCGAGCCAGGTGCTCGACGACAGCGAGCCGCCCTTCTCCCGCTGGTTCCCCGACGGGACGCTCAACGTCTGCTTCAACGCCCTGGACCGGCACGTCGTGCACGGCCGCGCCGACCAGACGGCGCTCATCTACGACAGCCCCGTCACCGGCACGACCAGGCGCTACACGTACGCCGAGCTGCTGGACCTCGTGGCGCGCTTCGCCGGGGTTCTGCGCGACCTGGGCGTCGGCAAGGGCGACCGCGTCGTGGTCTACCTGCCGATGGTGCCCGAGGCCGTCATCACCATGCTCGCCTGCGCGCGCATCGGCGCGGTGCACTCGGTGGTCTTCGGCGGCTTCGCCCCGGCCGAGCTGGCCGCCCGGATCGAGGATGCCCGGCCCCGCGTCGTGGTGTCCGCCTCCTGCGGGATCGAGCCGTCCGGGGTCATCGCCTACAAGCCGATGCTGGACGCCGCGATCGAGCGGTCCGCGCACACCCCGGAGCACTGCGTGATCCTGCAGCGCGAGCAGCAGCCGTGCGAGCTGGGGGAGCGCGACCTCGACTGGGCCACGCTCATGCACCCGGACGCGGTGGCACCCGCGGCCTGCGTGCCGGTGGACGCGACCGACCCGCTCTACGTCCTCTACACCTCGGGCACCACCGGCCGCCCCAAGGGGATCGTGCGGGACAGCGGCGGGTATGCCGTCGCGCTGCGCTGGTCGATGACGCACCTCTACGGCGTGCACCCGGGGGAGACGTGGTTCTGCGCCTCGGACGTCGGGTGGGTCGTCGGGCACTCCTACATCGTCTACGCGCCGCTGCTCACCGGCGCGACGACGATCCTCTACGAGGGCAAGCCGGTCGGCACCCCGGACGCGGGCGCCTTCTGGCGGGTGATCGCCGAGCACGGGGCGATGGCCGCGTTCACGGCGCCCACCGCGATCCGGGCGATCACGAAGCAGGACCCGTCGGCCCAGCTGGTGGGGGACTACGACCTCTCCGCGCTCCGGGCGCTCTTCCTCGCCGGCGAGCGGCTGGACCCGGACACCTGGGCCTGGGCCACCGAGCACCTCGGGGTCCCGGTGATCGACAACTGGTGGCAGACCGAGACCGGCTGGCCGATCGCCATCAACCCCGTGGGGCCGGACGGCGCGCTCTTCGAGATCCGCCCGGGAAGCCCAGGGCCGGCGACGGCGGGCTGGGACGTGCGCGTGCTGGACCCGCAGGGGGAGCAGGCGCCCGCCGGCACCGAGGGCGCCATCTGCCTGAGGCTCCCGCTGCCCCCGGGGGCGCTGCCGACGCTGTGGCAGGACGACGAGCGCTTCGTCAGCTCCTACCTGTCCGCCCACGAGGGCTACTACCTCTCCGGTGACGGGGGCTACGTCGACGAGGACGGCTACGTCTTCGTCATGGGCCGGACCGACGACGTGCTCAACGTCGCCGGGCACCGGCTGTCGACCGGATCGCTCGAGGAGGCGCTGGCCGGCCACCCCGCGGTGGCCGAGTGCGCCGTCATCGGGGTCGCCGACCAGCTCAAGGGCCAGGTGCCGCGGGGGCTGGTCGTGCTCAGGGCGGGGACCGACACCGACGAGGCGGGGCTGGCCCGGCTGCAGGAGGAGCTCGTCGCGCGGGTGCGGGCCGAGGTGGGCGCCGTGGCCTCGCTGCGGCGGGTGGACGTCGTGGACGCCTTGCCGAAGACGCGCTCGGGCAAGATCCTGCGCCGCACCATGCGGCAGATCGCCGACGGCGAGACCCCGCTGGTGCCCTCCACCATCGAGGACCCCGGGGTGCTGGACGACCTGCGGACGCTGCTGCAGGGGTAGGGCGCGCCGGCATACCCGGACACGACGGGCCGGCCCGGACGGGGCCTGTGGACAAGTTCTGCGGCGGGGGTGCCGCGCTGCCTAGCCTCGACCGTGAGCCGGACGATCCAGGTCCGGACCGAGAGGGAGGGGGCGCGGATGGGACACGTCGTGCGCGTGG
This window contains:
- a CDS encoding pyridoxal phosphate-dependent aminotransferase; its protein translation is MSDPLVQRLRPFGTSVFAEMTQRALEFDAVNLGQGFPDTDGPLEMREIAARGLREGLNQYAPARGLPALREAVAEHQDRWYGIPLDPRSQVLVTVGATEAIAATLIALVEPGEEVVLVEPSYDSYGAAVAMAGGVRRTVQLRFPDLRLDLDALRATVTDRTRVLVLNTPHNPTGKVFTREELEGVAAIAREHDLVVLADEVYEHLVFDGLTHTPIATLPGMFERTLTVSSVGKTFSLTGWKTGWVSGPQHLVDAVAAVKQFLTFVGVTHVQPAVAHGLRMPDDFFTGFAAQLQAKRDLLVEALSEVDVPVSPCQGSYFVIADLAGHGVDDAVEFCRRMPEDLGLVGVPVSVFCDDPEPVRSLVRFAFCKQDEVLREAARRLQGLGRS
- the rpsB gene encoding 30S ribosomal protein S2; this encodes MAVVTMRQLLESGVHFGHQTRRWNPKMKRFIMTERNGIYIIDLQQSLTYLNEAYDFVKQTVAHGGSILFVGTKKQAQESIAEQATRVGMPYVNHRWLGGMLTNFQTVSKRLTRMKELEEIDFDDVAGSGRTKKELLMMSREYDKLAKTLGGIRDMQKVPSAVWVVDTKKEHLAVTEARKLGLPVIAILDTNCDPDEVDYKIPGNDDAIRSVTLLTRVVADAVADGLIARSGGGSEAGAESEGGDNEPMAEWERELLAGAEENAAPAEAAAPAEAAAAEATEAEATEAAAATEAEATEVAEAQAAAETAEADAQTTQS
- the tsf gene encoding translation elongation factor Ts, which codes for MANYTAADIKALRESTGAGMMDVKKALDEADGDTAKATDLLRVKGLKGVTKREGRSATNGLVRAQVDGGVGTLVEVNCETDFVAKGPNFGELADRVLAQAVAVQAADAEALLASELDGKTVKEVLDDANATIGEKIEVRRVARVEGDQVVSYLHKTMPDLPPQIGVLVATTGGDEQVARDIAMHVAAFSPSVLQRDEIDAETVESERRIAEETAREEGKPEQALPRIIEGRVNGYFKENVLLDQPFAKDNKKTVAKVAEEAGAQVTGFARFKVGV
- the pyrH gene encoding UMP kinase; its protein translation is MTTTVPAPETQAGPESADLPRRVLLKLSGEAFGGGHVGVDPDVVKGIAHQIADAHRAGVEIAVVIGGGNFFRGAELQQRGMERARADYMGMLGTVMNCLALQDFLEKEGVDTRVQTAITMGQVAEPYIPRRAMRHLQKGRVVIFGAGAGMPYFSTDTVSAQRALEIKCDQVLMSKHGVDGVYTADPRRDADARKLDRLTFSEALSGNLRVVDAAAFSLCMDNALPMLVFGMDGEDSITRAIKGERIGTLVTAG
- the frr gene encoding ribosome recycling factor — protein: MSEVVEMALLEAEEKMDKALDVAREDMTSIRTGRAHPGMFSKLEVDYYGAPTPLQQLASFSIQDARTVLITPYDKGAMKDIEKALREADLGANPSNDGNAIRIVMPQLTEERRREYIKLAHTKGEEAKVSVRHVRRHAKDQIDKAVKDGEIGEDEGTRGEKDLESLTKRHVDVVDDILKHKEAELLEV
- a CDS encoding phosphatidate cytidylyltransferase, producing the protein MTEPTTGTAAAEQPLTRRAARAARRAARAASPGRTPRAGRNLPAAIGVGVFLVLLIVASLVFWKPAFVYLVAAAAVVGVWELTEALRSGRVVAPLPPVLLSVGLVPLAYYGGPDALAVGFAAAAALVLLWRSFGYPEDAARDVAGGVFIVAYVPLLAGITSLMLAQPDGVGRIITFILVTIASDTGGYAVGVLRGRTPMAPSLSPKKSWEGFAGSVATSALTGVACVTLLLDGPWWAGAVVGAVAAAFATVGDLAESAIKRDLGIKDMGSILPGHGGVMDRLDSLVVTAPVCWALLRLFV
- the rlmN gene encoding 23S rRNA (adenine(2503)-C(2))-methyltransferase RlmN, with protein sequence MTTELPTPTTDRPAPGQLTFRAPRRGKAPTHLADHDLAGRKDWARELGIPAFRADQVSRHYFERLVTDAAQMTDLPKTGRSELVEGLLPPLLTPVRTLSADDGATLKQVHRLHDGAMVESVLMRYPGRVTMCISSQAGCGMNCPFCATGQAGLTRNLSTAEIVEQVVAAARALRHGDLHGGEEGTHDAQEALRVSNVVFMGMGEALANYKASLGAIHRLVDPAPEGLGMSARGVTMSTVGLVPGIDRLAGEGIPVTLALSLHAPDDELRDELVPINTRWKVDEALDAARRYFEATGRRVSIEYALIRDINDQAWRADLLGEKLNARGRGWVHVNPIPLNPTPGSKWTASRRGVEQQFVERLLAHGIPTTVRDTRGSDIDGACGQLAATV
- a CDS encoding LOG family protein; its protein translation is MQQRSRPVSDDVCDLEVGAGRVAEVRYRRVETRAAVAGREVEDRATWRRWLRSEGRLPPLRVQGLDLTADKELLLARQDLDDLVVLGGRLDDEVDAHLRATGALVFPAAPQAPIDPYRGHLYTAAELYAGLEQDGYAGTPDARAYRWFEDATLRHDAYVSALRAIHDDAMSDALAAVLDGRRAVGVMGGHALTRGTPEFAAAALLGHRLAESGAVVLTGGGPGAMEAANLGAWAADETLLQSALDTLAQAPGFAPDVGAWAEPALRLRDGAGEAAVPRRLRSVGIPTWYYGHEPPNVFGQLIAKFFSNALREDLLLAHSRDGLVVLPGAAGTVQEVFQMATRLYYEVDAQEGGLTPLVLVGREHWTTRLPVWQLLRALGQDRAMADALHLVDTVQEAADLIAPES
- a CDS encoding AMP-binding protein, encoding MSSDATSPETYRDLVASSLSDPAGFWGEAAGAVDWIRRPSQVLDDSEPPFSRWFPDGTLNVCFNALDRHVVHGRADQTALIYDSPVTGTTRRYTYAELLDLVARFAGVLRDLGVGKGDRVVVYLPMVPEAVITMLACARIGAVHSVVFGGFAPAELAARIEDARPRVVVSASCGIEPSGVIAYKPMLDAAIERSAHTPEHCVILQREQQPCELGERDLDWATLMHPDAVAPAACVPVDATDPLYVLYTSGTTGRPKGIVRDSGGYAVALRWSMTHLYGVHPGETWFCASDVGWVVGHSYIVYAPLLTGATTILYEGKPVGTPDAGAFWRVIAEHGAMAAFTAPTAIRAITKQDPSAQLVGDYDLSALRALFLAGERLDPDTWAWATEHLGVPVIDNWWQTETGWPIAINPVGPDGALFEIRPGSPGPATAGWDVRVLDPQGEQAPAGTEGAICLRLPLPPGALPTLWQDDERFVSSYLSAHEGYYLSGDGGYVDEDGYVFVMGRTDDVLNVAGHRLSTGSLEEALAGHPAVAECAVIGVADQLKGQVPRGLVVLRAGTDTDEAGLARLQEELVARVRAEVGAVASLRRVDVVDALPKTRSGKILRRTMRQIADGETPLVPSTIEDPGVLDDLRTLLQG